A window of the Chloroflexus sp. Y-396-1 genome harbors these coding sequences:
- a CDS encoding CaiB/BaiF CoA-transferase family protein: MLQLSHVLNGITVIEIASYIPGPLCTAILAQLGATVIKIERPGGDPMRTLPPLNEAGEHPLFVFLNRSKQFRTLDLRQPADRAVLHDLVRSADVLIDGLRPGALERLGFSDRDLLVTNPRLLIVSISGAPSGHPRRYKALHDLNAQALAGILTSGAGVPQTPGVHVADMVSGLMAATSVLAGLLARSLSGRGGRIETSMLTAARWLNAPALTLALAGLQNDDTLNGHLACYRLYKTADDRYLAVAALEPHFWQRVCLALERPDLVPLQYERSLQSTLITTLADIFRQRSLHEWMAIFEPLDACVSPVLTPTEAAYDGPLNIWFGL; encoded by the coding sequence ATGCTTCAACTCTCTCATGTTCTCAATGGGATAACGGTGATTGAGATCGCTAGCTACATTCCAGGGCCGCTGTGTACCGCAATTCTCGCTCAACTTGGGGCGACAGTGATAAAGATTGAACGTCCTGGCGGCGATCCGATGCGTACTTTACCTCCACTGAATGAAGCGGGCGAACATCCACTGTTCGTATTTCTGAATCGGTCAAAGCAGTTTCGTACTCTTGATCTGCGTCAACCAGCAGATCGAGCAGTATTGCACGATTTAGTTCGATCTGCCGATGTGTTGATCGACGGTTTACGACCCGGTGCGCTGGAAAGACTAGGTTTTTCAGACCGGGATCTACTGGTCACAAACCCAAGATTACTTATCGTTTCAATTAGTGGTGCACCGAGCGGTCATCCGCGTCGGTACAAAGCGTTGCATGATCTTAATGCTCAAGCCCTGGCCGGGATTCTTACTTCGGGTGCCGGTGTTCCACAAACACCAGGTGTACACGTTGCTGATATGGTAAGCGGACTAATGGCAGCAACAAGTGTACTAGCCGGGTTGCTGGCTCGTAGTCTTTCAGGTCGAGGTGGACGTATTGAAACCTCAATGCTAACAGCCGCACGCTGGCTTAATGCTCCAGCCCTCACCCTTGCGCTCGCGGGTCTACAGAATGATGATACTCTTAACGGACATTTGGCTTGCTATCGCCTCTACAAGACGGCTGATGACCGCTATCTGGCAGTGGCTGCGCTAGAACCGCATTTCTGGCAACGGGTCTGTCTGGCATTAGAACGACCTGATCTTGTTCCTCTTCAGTATGAACGTTCCCTTCAATCTACCCTGATAACAACCTTAGCCGATATTTTTCGCCAACGGTCATTACACGAATGGATGGCCATTTTTGAACCGCTTGATGCTTGTGTCTCACCGGTTTTGACGCCAACTGAGGCAGCATATGATGGCCCACTTAATATTTGGTTCGGACTATGA
- a CDS encoding FixH family protein encodes MMRLLHVIGVLINLFLIVGCGSRSVPLRETQVINGLAITLETLEHPRINTAVDFIVVLQDDQGNPVSDANVYLDLDMPAMPMGITRPVALPEGEGRYWARTAYTMEGVWEITVIVEREETTYRATFRRDVLK; translated from the coding sequence ATGATGCGTTTGCTTCACGTAATTGGTGTATTGATCAATTTATTTTTGATCGTAGGGTGTGGCAGTCGATCAGTACCATTACGAGAAACCCAGGTGATCAATGGGCTGGCGATTACGCTGGAAACACTCGAACATCCACGAATAAACACTGCCGTCGATTTTATTGTTGTGTTGCAAGATGATCAGGGTAATCCGGTATCCGACGCAAACGTCTATCTCGATCTCGATATGCCAGCGATGCCAATGGGAATAACTCGACCGGTAGCCTTACCTGAGGGGGAAGGCCGTTATTGGGCACGCACGGCATACACGATGGAAGGTGTGTGGGAAATCACCGTCATCGTCGAACGCGAAGAAACTACGTATCGCGCCACCTTTCGGCGCGATGTGCTGAAATAA
- a CDS encoding thioredoxin fold domain-containing protein, whose translation MPNHRFFLILIVSMLTIVIAGCGQPTTPPTPAALPIAPVIAASELVIGLNRLPFGLLQGGVPLNDPDLTLGVTLYYVGPDGDRTKPVATTQAVYRGQGLPVGLYVAYATFDRAGGWEAEITIPQPNGTQTNRIRLDVSERAFAPMVGDRAIPSRNLTAADVPSLDQLTSDPRPDPDFYRMTIADAINAGKPFVVSFATPGYCQTAVCAPNMAVLKQLKSEFGDQVNFIHVEVYPYPFGESFQKAKTVDAMKEWNLRTEPWTFLVDRQGIIQARYEGGITFAELRPAIAQLAAGQSINPTP comes from the coding sequence ATGCCGAATCATCGCTTCTTTTTGATCCTGATAGTCAGCATGCTGACCATCGTTATTGCAGGGTGTGGTCAACCCACGACTCCCCCTACACCTGCCGCATTACCAATTGCCCCGGTTATCGCAGCATCTGAGCTGGTGATAGGGCTTAATCGTCTGCCTTTTGGTCTGCTTCAAGGTGGTGTCCCGCTCAACGATCCAGATTTGACTCTAGGCGTGACCCTATACTATGTTGGCCCTGATGGTGATCGAACCAAGCCGGTTGCCACAACGCAAGCCGTCTATCGCGGACAGGGCTTACCGGTTGGGCTGTACGTTGCTTACGCCACGTTTGATCGAGCTGGTGGTTGGGAGGCTGAAATTACCATTCCACAGCCGAATGGGACCCAGACAAACCGGATTCGCCTCGATGTAAGCGAGCGCGCCTTTGCGCCAATGGTTGGTGATCGTGCAATTCCATCGCGGAATCTGACCGCAGCCGACGTTCCATCCCTTGATCAACTGACATCAGATCCACGCCCTGATCCGGATTTTTACCGAATGACCATTGCCGACGCCATAAACGCTGGCAAACCGTTCGTTGTCTCATTTGCAACGCCTGGCTATTGCCAGACCGCAGTCTGTGCTCCAAATATGGCTGTCTTGAAACAGCTTAAAAGTGAATTCGGGGATCAGGTCAATTTTATTCACGTTGAAGTCTACCCTTACCCTTTTGGCGAATCATTCCAGAAAGCCAAGACAGTCGATGCCATGAAAGAATGGAACTTGCGTACTGAACCCTGGACCTTCCTAGTTGACCGCCAAGGCATTATTCAAGCTCGCTATGAAGGGGGAATTACCTTTGCCGAATTGCGACCGGCAATTGCCCAACTCGCTGCGGGTCAGTCGATCAATCCGACACCGTAG
- a CDS encoding PA14 domain-containing protein — MRARALQRWLIPLSLILLLLLSMGQPSTPTVAQNQEQNLIMSGDPNLPPSVYVLAFNSSTYGIYFLENDNWRLVTAVPVSAVTVDRVIAKLSPDRQRVAYMIIDGETGNSAIFVTDLYGLDTALIYASDDPALAATSFAWYGNQIAYTLARGPFAGEADGSAINRLEQAAQAHYTGELWLSSADGQTHDQIVGEGVGQVIGGITSSNSLFYTVVNTETQDLIGLSSIDLDDKTTNDLFRNTDDNVYLSFDIVQTAPNTVRIAAVTAEGLFSTLPAGGTKLLTANLDGSGAQVIYSDPFDIGAAVWSPQGDKVAIVRHSTGEVLIHDLNQGTTQPLAISVQSSGLQWNEDGTALIGLPALDSTTNPFTKGLVVFGLDSTTLASIETQATANTRYARYIVPGFNPTTYEPYVHQVLDTPEDFDRKYFSCGAASTVMVLAALQKLESNNLGEEVKKFHNGHNHNGRWVATSEGDRYAGYFILMEKALRDYGIDQNGRHTVSNLQQVVNALERGHAVIALTSLTRPGHIVVIIGYERAGAEVRLIVNDPYGNANLSPYNGSRRNGAGVVYTWEKLGFKDGFKVNAVATVANSTPISPNQWRGEYYNNTNLSGTPVLVRGDDKINFEWGTGSPWPGVADNFSVRWKKTVRFDRSGVYRFTTGSDDGLRIRIDGRTILNQWYNRPFTRSTTDVYISAGEHLIEVEYYDSSFYATVLVDWQYHTPSMVWEGSYYRNPNLSGEPAFLRNDQNIKFDWGSGSPDSSIPADNFSVRWRRSLYLPGGAWQFYTRSDDGSRVFVNGHKVLDQWWDHAARSAYSAYRYLNDGKHDLVVEFYERFGVASMEFAFWPRVLAEYWDKRDFTGNYRSEVLNSVSKRWRDGGPHNSSRQDNFSSRFTWRVSLGSGTYRICVNSDDGFRFKVDGTVRFERWRNSFGQTCANIYISAGWHTFRVEHYEADGLAYLEVTWGYTNGTWFGVAQPSALSAMANEPLTQDQPVDEVTAYFQLLHERGTLGLGLEAEQQEPSPSFIVRVPLVQR; from the coding sequence ATGCGTGCCCGTGCACTACAACGATGGCTCATCCCGCTAAGCCTTATCCTGCTGCTTCTGCTCAGTATGGGCCAGCCGTCCACGCCAACCGTGGCGCAGAATCAAGAGCAAAACTTGATTATGTCAGGAGATCCGAATCTACCGCCGAGTGTTTATGTTCTGGCGTTCAATTCATCAACCTACGGTATCTATTTCCTCGAAAATGACAACTGGCGATTGGTGACAGCCGTGCCGGTCAGTGCGGTCACGGTTGATCGGGTGATTGCAAAACTATCACCGGATCGTCAGCGTGTGGCCTACATGATCATCGACGGCGAGACTGGAAATAGTGCGATCTTCGTGACCGATCTCTACGGTCTCGATACCGCCCTGATCTACGCTAGTGATGATCCTGCGTTGGCTGCCACCTCGTTTGCCTGGTACGGCAATCAGATTGCCTACACTCTGGCTCGCGGACCCTTTGCCGGCGAAGCAGATGGATCGGCAATCAATCGGTTGGAGCAGGCTGCCCAGGCCCATTATACCGGTGAACTATGGCTGAGCAGTGCCGATGGTCAGACGCACGACCAGATTGTCGGTGAAGGGGTTGGTCAGGTGATCGGAGGTATCACTAGTTCCAACTCGCTCTTCTACACTGTGGTCAATACCGAAACTCAGGACCTCATAGGGCTGAGCAGCATCGACCTTGACGATAAGACGACCAACGACCTGTTCCGCAACACTGATGATAATGTCTATCTCTCTTTCGATATAGTGCAGACCGCTCCCAACACAGTTCGTATTGCAGCAGTGACCGCAGAAGGGCTGTTTTCGACGCTCCCCGCAGGTGGCACGAAACTGCTTACCGCAAATCTCGATGGTAGCGGCGCTCAGGTTATCTACAGCGATCCGTTTGACATCGGTGCGGCAGTCTGGTCGCCACAAGGCGACAAGGTGGCAATCGTGCGTCATTCAACCGGTGAAGTGTTGATCCACGATCTGAACCAGGGAACGACGCAACCGCTGGCAATCTCGGTGCAATCCTCCGGTCTCCAGTGGAATGAGGATGGTACTGCGTTGATCGGATTACCAGCACTCGATAGCACGACGAATCCCTTTACGAAGGGGTTAGTTGTATTCGGACTGGATAGTACCACCCTGGCCTCGATTGAGACGCAGGCCACAGCAAATACGCGCTACGCACGCTATATCGTTCCCGGTTTTAACCCCACAACGTATGAACCGTATGTGCATCAGGTCCTTGACACACCTGAGGACTTTGATCGTAAATATTTCTCATGTGGTGCGGCCTCGACAGTTATGGTGCTGGCTGCTCTCCAAAAGCTAGAGAGTAATAATCTCGGCGAAGAGGTTAAAAAATTCCATAACGGTCACAATCATAACGGCCGCTGGGTCGCAACTTCCGAAGGGGACCGGTATGCTGGCTACTTCATTTTGATGGAGAAAGCGCTCCGTGACTATGGTATCGATCAGAACGGACGTCATACTGTCTCCAATCTCCAACAAGTCGTTAATGCTCTCGAACGTGGTCATGCTGTTATCGCATTAACCTCTTTAACCAGGCCCGGTCATATTGTCGTGATTATTGGCTACGAGCGAGCCGGTGCTGAGGTTCGCCTGATCGTCAATGATCCGTATGGAAATGCCAACCTTTCTCCATACAATGGCTCGCGGCGCAATGGTGCTGGTGTTGTGTACACCTGGGAAAAACTTGGTTTCAAGGACGGATTCAAAGTCAACGCCGTTGCCACCGTTGCCAATAGTACTCCGATCTCTCCTAATCAATGGCGTGGTGAATACTACAACAACACAAATCTGTCGGGTACACCGGTGCTTGTACGGGGTGATGACAAGATTAACTTTGAGTGGGGAACTGGCTCTCCTTGGCCTGGTGTAGCCGATAATTTCTCAGTGCGCTGGAAGAAAACGGTGCGTTTTGACCGGAGTGGTGTCTACCGCTTCACTACCGGCTCTGACGATGGCCTGCGGATTCGGATAGACGGTCGAACGATCCTGAACCAGTGGTACAATCGCCCTTTTACTCGTTCGACAACCGATGTCTATATCTCGGCTGGTGAGCATCTGATCGAAGTTGAGTATTATGACTCTAGCTTTTACGCTACTGTTTTGGTGGATTGGCAATATCACACACCGTCAATGGTGTGGGAAGGGTCTTACTACCGCAACCCGAACCTATCGGGCGAACCTGCCTTCCTCCGCAACGATCAAAATATCAAGTTTGACTGGGGTTCGGGTAGTCCAGATAGTTCCATTCCAGCCGACAACTTCTCAGTACGTTGGCGCCGCTCACTGTATCTGCCGGGTGGAGCCTGGCAATTTTATACCCGTAGTGATGATGGTAGTCGGGTCTTTGTGAATGGTCATAAGGTTCTTGATCAGTGGTGGGATCATGCTGCTCGATCAGCTTATTCGGCCTACCGTTATCTCAATGACGGCAAGCACGATCTGGTGGTTGAGTTCTACGAGCGTTTTGGCGTAGCTTCGATGGAATTTGCCTTCTGGCCTCGAGTGTTGGCCGAATATTGGGACAAGCGTGACTTTACCGGCAATTACCGCAGCGAAGTTCTCAATTCGGTTAGCAAGCGATGGCGGGATGGAGGACCTCATAATTCCTCGCGGCAAGATAACTTTTCATCGCGGTTTACCTGGCGAGTATCGTTAGGTAGTGGTACGTATCGTATCTGTGTGAACTCCGATGATGGTTTCCGGTTTAAGGTTGATGGAACGGTTCGATTTGAACGCTGGCGTAATAGTTTCGGTCAGACATGTGCGAACATTTACATTAGTGCAGGCTGGCACACCTTCCGGGTTGAACACTACGAAGCTGATGGTCTGGCATACCTGGAAGTTACCTGGGGATATACCAATGGGACTTGGTTCGGTGTAGCGCAACCCTCTGCGTTATCGGCTATGGCTAATGAGCCACTAACCCAGGATCAACCGGTTGATGAAGTTACAGCCTATTTCCAACTTCTCCATGAACGTGGTACGCTTGGTTTGGGATTAGAAGCTGAACAGCAAGAGCCATCACCTAGCTTCATTGTGCGCGTACCACTCGTTCAACGCTAG
- a CDS encoding kelch repeat-containing protein encodes MARLILQCLLIVTLCISWFFVTPTASAIQPPGWQPDIPSARQHHAMAASSEAIFLFGGMAANGDQLLNDLWVRRDDRWQWLGNNGPTPRRYTALAYDTYRQELVLFGGWDGISFLSDTWVWRDGSWQQRQPGQSPSPRRSHAMVYDAQRRQIVLFGGNNGQSLNDTWVWNGTDWISLEPATQPPPRQSHAMTYDTTTDRVVLFGGKMVLGLNTRFLNDIWVWDGANWTRQTSDPAPSARSDHILVTMSNGVLLFGGENEDDVFADTWLWNGNTWQRLTPAVSPPARSGAAAAFSATHQRVFLFGGSGLFDTYADTWVWNGGNWQFIPNPIAPSSRTQTALADDIGRGAIVLFGGVDSVALDDTWLWTAEQGWQMVSPATRPSPRFGHAMAYDPLRNEVVLFGGFSGSSRNDTWIWNGNTWVLRNPPVSPPPRWGHTLTYDAARGRIVLFGGAQSTTGFYNDTWEWDGQTWIARAPTTQPAARRNHAATYDSARGRVVVFGGYAINGRTPIYFDDTWEWDGERWQRVAVSGPAGRMGHTLFYDAVRRETVLFGGIGSTSSIDSTIWAWNGLSWTQRSDTPRPPPQAFHTAVYQLATCRALILSKESGFQRLNTWQQRESSCAALPTARIDSVSPNPANRSTDRVQLIGSGNAASGSGRQIQAYRWLLNGTELLGTSASLTVNASDFAVGVYEVSLAVRDDAGIWSLPVTQTLTIIDNPRLVVSTDPITVTLVSGDRTERTLTIANQGASPLSVNLRAESVSSVTTVTPSGWSAPLTIPRPYCPVERLDTRLTHFAQTTSSRQETFLVYMNEVADLRAAAQIQDWRERGRAVVRQLQAVAERSQADTLRYLAEQQRNGAVSFYWSLYSVNAIVVRGNAETLRTLLAQPRVVGITISEVYTLNDEPKAPLPQSTTGVRWNIRRIGADRVWSEFGVRGEGVVVGSIDTGALLDHPLLNPTYRGRNPDGTYDHTYSWFDPTGSFPNAPGDDNGHGTHTIGTMVGIDGIGVAPGARWISARACSNRSCRDFDILRAMEWMLAPYPAAIGPTAANPDMRPQVVNNSWGGPGGRPLFQQMVAVWRAAGIFPAFAAGNCGQARSGCPISGSGSISSPGDYAESFATGATDQNDTLAPFSSQGPSRLTSNVKPDLVAPGANIESAALNGGTIPQNGTSMASPHTAGAVALLLSLRPGFDVDQIEALLRTTARDLAAPGPDTHTGYGLLDVYAAAQAARTGLGWLRLPQTSGVVQPGQTLSFPIQFDGRGMTAGTYRAELVIQSNDPTAAEIRIPVSLSIQRVLRQSHPFITHRTANSMVVRWMAPDGRIAHLEYAEQEGGPWISQMGTSSTIPGETLIVLRHLKPETTYLLRLIAMDGSVEDNGGHFYRVTTAPALPFEMNDVNQPVQVYLPLVQR; translated from the coding sequence ATGGCGCGACTGATATTGCAGTGTTTGCTCATTGTCACGTTATGTATTTCCTGGTTTTTTGTTACTCCCACTGCTAGTGCGATCCAACCTCCTGGCTGGCAGCCAGATATTCCGTCGGCACGTCAGCACCATGCTATGGCCGCTAGTTCGGAAGCCATCTTTCTCTTTGGTGGAATGGCGGCTAATGGAGATCAATTGCTCAACGATCTCTGGGTCAGGCGCGACGACCGCTGGCAGTGGCTTGGCAATAACGGCCCCACGCCGCGTCGATATACTGCTCTCGCATACGATACCTATCGGCAGGAATTAGTGCTGTTTGGCGGATGGGATGGTATTTCCTTTCTGAGTGATACCTGGGTATGGCGAGATGGATCTTGGCAACAACGTCAGCCAGGCCAATCACCGTCGCCGCGCCGATCTCATGCGATGGTCTACGATGCCCAGCGGCGGCAAATTGTGCTCTTTGGTGGTAACAACGGTCAATCGCTCAACGACACTTGGGTCTGGAATGGTACGGACTGGATTAGTCTGGAACCGGCAACCCAACCTCCACCCCGCCAATCCCATGCAATGACCTACGATACAACGACCGATCGCGTTGTGTTGTTTGGTGGAAAGATGGTATTGGGTCTCAATACTCGGTTCCTGAACGATATTTGGGTTTGGGACGGTGCCAACTGGACACGACAGACATCCGATCCTGCTCCTTCGGCGCGAAGCGATCACATTCTAGTAACAATGTCGAATGGGGTCTTACTCTTCGGTGGTGAGAATGAAGATGATGTCTTTGCCGATACCTGGCTGTGGAACGGTAACACGTGGCAGCGATTGACTCCGGCTGTATCACCGCCTGCTCGCAGTGGTGCTGCCGCAGCATTCTCGGCGACGCATCAGCGAGTATTTCTGTTTGGCGGGAGTGGTCTGTTCGATACGTATGCTGATACCTGGGTCTGGAATGGAGGCAACTGGCAGTTCATCCCGAATCCGATTGCCCCTTCATCTCGTACCCAGACTGCTCTGGCCGATGATATTGGGCGGGGCGCGATTGTTCTTTTCGGTGGAGTTGATAGTGTAGCTCTAGACGATACCTGGTTATGGACTGCTGAGCAGGGTTGGCAGATGGTATCACCTGCCACGCGACCTTCCCCACGTTTTGGTCACGCGATGGCGTATGACCCACTTCGTAATGAGGTTGTTCTTTTTGGCGGCTTCAGTGGCAGTAGTCGTAATGATACGTGGATATGGAATGGCAATACGTGGGTCTTACGTAATCCTCCAGTTTCGCCGCCACCCCGTTGGGGCCACACACTCACCTACGATGCAGCTCGTGGCCGAATTGTCTTGTTCGGTGGTGCACAAAGCACAACCGGTTTCTACAATGACACCTGGGAATGGGATGGTCAAACCTGGATTGCCCGTGCTCCGACCACACAGCCTGCTGCCCGCAGAAACCATGCTGCCACCTATGATTCTGCGCGCGGACGAGTGGTTGTGTTCGGTGGTTATGCCATTAACGGGCGGACACCGATCTATTTCGACGATACGTGGGAGTGGGATGGCGAGCGCTGGCAGCGTGTTGCAGTGAGTGGACCGGCTGGCCGGATGGGACACACCCTGTTCTACGATGCTGTGCGTCGTGAGACAGTTCTCTTCGGTGGGATTGGATCTACCTCCTCCATAGACTCAACGATCTGGGCCTGGAATGGGTTGTCATGGACACAACGCTCCGATACACCGCGTCCTCCGCCTCAGGCCTTCCATACCGCAGTCTATCAACTGGCAACCTGTCGTGCGCTCATTCTGAGCAAGGAGTCAGGATTTCAGCGCCTCAACACTTGGCAACAGCGTGAGTCATCGTGTGCTGCCCTCCCAACGGCCCGTATCGACAGTGTATCGCCGAATCCGGCCAATCGTAGCACCGACCGTGTTCAACTCATCGGCAGTGGTAACGCAGCGTCTGGCAGTGGTCGGCAGATTCAAGCGTATCGCTGGCTCCTCAACGGCACTGAATTGCTCGGCACGAGTGCTTCGCTTACCGTGAACGCATCTGATTTCGCAGTGGGGGTTTATGAAGTCTCACTGGCAGTGCGTGACGATGCAGGAATCTGGTCATTACCGGTGACCCAGACATTGACCATCATCGATAACCCAAGATTGGTGGTGTCAACCGATCCGATCACTGTAACCCTCGTGAGTGGCGACCGCACCGAACGTACACTGACCATCGCCAACCAGGGAGCTAGTCCGCTATCGGTCAATCTGCGTGCGGAATCTGTATCATCTGTGACAACAGTAACTCCATCGGGATGGAGTGCTCCGTTAACGATTCCTCGTCCATACTGTCCTGTCGAGCGTCTCGATACGCGACTTACCCACTTCGCCCAAACGACATCGAGTCGCCAGGAAACATTCCTGGTCTACATGAATGAAGTCGCCGATTTACGAGCTGCTGCGCAAATCCAGGATTGGCGCGAGCGAGGTCGAGCGGTTGTGCGGCAATTACAGGCGGTTGCCGAACGTAGTCAGGCCGATACATTGCGCTATCTGGCCGAGCAACAGCGCAACGGGGCAGTGAGTTTTTACTGGTCACTTTACAGTGTTAACGCAATTGTGGTGCGTGGGAACGCAGAAACATTGCGTACCCTGTTAGCGCAACCGCGCGTAGTTGGCATCACGATCAGCGAAGTTTATACCCTGAACGATGAACCAAAGGCGCCGTTACCCCAATCAACGACCGGCGTCAGATGGAATATCAGGCGCATCGGCGCCGATCGGGTCTGGAGCGAATTCGGTGTGCGAGGTGAAGGGGTTGTTGTAGGTAGTATTGACACCGGCGCCCTCCTTGATCATCCACTCCTCAATCCGACGTATCGTGGTCGCAATCCCGATGGAACTTACGACCACACCTATAGCTGGTTTGATCCTACTGGCTCATTTCCGAATGCGCCTGGCGATGATAACGGACACGGTACGCATACCATTGGCACGATGGTCGGCATCGATGGAATCGGTGTTGCCCCAGGAGCACGTTGGATTTCGGCCCGTGCCTGTAGCAATCGGTCATGTCGAGATTTCGACATTTTGCGGGCCATGGAATGGATGCTGGCGCCCTACCCAGCGGCGATTGGTCCAACGGCTGCCAATCCCGATATGCGTCCACAAGTTGTCAATAATTCGTGGGGTGGACCGGGTGGACGGCCACTGTTCCAGCAGATGGTCGCAGTATGGCGGGCTGCCGGTATCTTTCCTGCCTTTGCTGCCGGAAACTGTGGTCAGGCACGGTCAGGATGTCCTATATCTGGTAGTGGCAGTATCAGCTCACCAGGTGATTATGCCGAGAGTTTCGCCACCGGTGCGACTGACCAAAATGACACACTGGCGCCATTTAGTAGCCAGGGTCCATCACGTTTGACCTCAAATGTAAAACCAGACCTGGTTGCCCCTGGTGCAAATATCGAATCGGCAGCTCTCAACGGGGGCACTATCCCCCAGAATGGTACCTCTATGGCAAGTCCTCATACGGCCGGTGCGGTCGCTCTTCTGCTTTCGTTGCGTCCTGGTTTCGACGTTGACCAGATAGAAGCGTTACTCCGTACTACTGCCCGTGATCTAGCTGCACCAGGTCCAGATACACATACTGGTTATGGTCTGCTTGACGTATACGCTGCCGCACAGGCGGCCCGAACCGGTCTCGGTTGGCTCCGTCTTCCCCAAACGAGTGGCGTGGTTCAGCCAGGTCAAACCCTCTCGTTCCCCATCCAGTTCGACGGACGAGGGATGACGGCGGGAACGTATCGGGCCGAGCTTGTCATTCAAAGTAACGATCCGACCGCTGCCGAAATCCGAATTCCCGTGAGTCTCTCAATACAGAGGGTGCTACGCCAGAGCCATCCGTTTATCACCCATCGCACCGCAAATAGTATGGTCGTGCGCTGGATGGCGCCCGATGGTCGGATTGCCCACTTGGAGTATGCCGAACAGGAGGGAGGTCCGTGGATAAGTCAGATGGGAACATCAAGCACTATTCCAGGAGAGACGCTGATAGTACTCCGTCATTTGAAGCCAGAAACTACGTATCTGCTCCGTCTGATTGCGATGGATGGGAGCGTTGAAGACAACGGAGGTCACTTTTATCGAGTAACGACAGCACCGGCTCTTCCCTTTGAGATGAATGACGTGAACCAACCGGTTCAAGTCTATCTGCCACTCGTACAACGGTGA